A genome region from Leptidea sinapis chromosome 34, ilLepSina1.1, whole genome shotgun sequence includes the following:
- the LOC126974971 gene encoding uncharacterized protein LOC126974971: MNNQKCNSKENYPPIAGRSTSTQKPVADGFKIPLIPGSRPLQNSHKANEKDQPGKSEVKNVKKKHWTLSDFDIGRPLGKGKFGNVYLAREKESKYVVALKVLFKSQILDSDIEHQVRREVEIQCRLRHPNILRMYGYFHDDKRIYFILEYAKHGALYKTLKQMGRFDEKTAAIYVRDLTRALIYCHSLKVIHRDIKPENLLIGNDWELKIADFGWSVYSPSSRRMTLCGTLDYLSPEMLEGKPHNYAVDIWSLGVFCYELLVGLPPFDAKNSQQTYKKIKYVIIKYPDYISDKAKDLMGKLLVINPEQRLPLSCVLKHPWIIENAPEGVSMPVFNTEQNKTD; encoded by the coding sequence ATGAATAACCAAAAGTGTAATAGTAAAGAAAACTATCCACCGATTGCGGGCCGATCGACTAGTACTCAGAAACCTGTTGCTGATGGTTTTAAGATACCACTTATTCCTGGTAGCCGACCCCTCCAAAATAGCCACAAAGCAAATGAAAAAGATCAACCGGGAAAATCGGAAGtgaaaaatgtaaagaaaaagcATTGGACACTTTCTGACTTCGACATTGGTAGACCGCTGGGCAAAGGTAAATTTGGAAATGTTTATTTGGCAAGAGAGAAAGAATCTAAATATGTGGTTGCTTTAAAGGTATTATTCAAAAGTCAGATTCTCGATTCTGATATAGAGCATCAAGTCCGTCGGGAGGTTGAAATACAATGTCGCCTGCGACATCCAAATATACTTCGCATGTATGGCTACTTCCATGACGATaaacgtatttattttattttggagtATGCAAAACACGGTGCATTGTATAAAACACTAAAGCAAATGGGACGATTTGACGAAAAGACTGCCGCAATTTATGTGAGAGACTTAACAAGAGCATTAATTTACTGTCATTCATTAAAAGTTATACATCGTGATATCAAGCCAGAAAATTTACTGATCGGAAATGATTGGGAGCTGAAAATAGCTGACTTTGGCTGGTCTGTGTATTCTCCCTCATCAAGACGAATGACGCTATGTGGAACATTAGATTATTTATCACCCGAGATGTTAGAAGGCAAACCTCACAACTATGCCGTTGACATATGGAGTTTAGGTGTATTTTGTTATGAATTACTTGTTGGTTTACCTCCGTTTGATGCTAAAAATAGTCAACAAACatacaagaaaataaaatatgttataattaagtATCCTGACTACATATCTGACAAAGCTAAAGATTTAATGGGAAAGTTGCTTGTGATAAATCCTGAACAAAGACTGCCTCTCTCCTGTGTATTAAAGCACCCATGGATTATAGAGAATGCTCCGGAGGGTGTCAGCATGCCAGTGTTTAATACAGAACAAAATAAAACTGACTAG
- the LOC126974989 gene encoding uncharacterized protein LOC126974989, with amino-acid sequence MLLVVSLPKLPSGWSIRLLTGWYWLYCILLVVSYRASMTAILANPAPRVTIDTLQELVDSKLRCGGWGSETKKFFQQSLDENGQIIGEKFEMIDNPDEAVRRVAQGAFAYYDNSNFLKYLSVKRKKVEFNKIYNSTENDTDLTNRTYTDNELHIMTNCVVNAPISIGFHKNSPLKPLADRYLQKIVEVGLVVKWLNDAMYLIRSLDSSKDEIKALMNLQKMYCAFIALAIGYIISVICLIGEYLHWNLIVKRDPKFDKYHIDQYFKKN; translated from the coding sequence ATGTTACTAGTTGTGTCACTACCCAAGCTTCCTTCGGGATGGTCCATACGGCTTTTAACAGGCTGGTACTGGCTGTACTGTATACTTTTGGTTGTATCATATCGAGCCAGCATGACAGCTATATTAGCTAACCCTGCACCAAGAGTTACCATTGACACACTTCAAGAGTTGGTCGACAGTAAATTAAGGTGTGGAGGATGGGGCAGTGAAACAAAGAAATTTTTTCAACAATCACTCGATGAAAACGGACAAATAATAGGAGAAAAATTTGAAATGATTGACAACCCTGATGAAGCAGTCCGTCGTGTCGCCCAAGGCGCATTTGCTTACTATGATAACTCAAACTTTCTGAAATATCTGAgtgtcaaaagaaaaaaagttgAATTTAACAAGATCTATAACAGTACAGAAAATGATACAGATTTGACAAACCGAACCTACACTGATAATGAACTTCACATCATGACCAATTGTGTTGTAAATGCACCCATATCGATAGGATTCCATAAAAACTCTCCTTTAAAACCATTAGCTGATcgttatttacaaaaaattgtcGAAGTTGGTCTTGTTGTGAAGTGGCTCAATGATGCTATGTATTTAATCAGATCACTAGACTCCTCTAAAGATGAAATAAAAGCATTAATGAATCTACAAAAGATGTACTGTGCTTTCATAGCCTTAGCTATTGGTTACATAATAAGTGTTATTTGTCTCATTGGTGAATATCTCCATTggaatttaattgttaaaagagacccaaaatttgataaatatcaTATTGATCAGTACTTTAAGAAGAATTAA